The window CTCGCTTTCTTTATGTTTTCTAAAAATAAAGGTAAGTTCGTTGTGTCTGCAGCCATATGGACGGTTGTGTTTATTGCGCTTCCTATGTTAATTGCCAGTCCGCATTTTATATTGCAGTCTTATAGCGATTGGTATCAATCCTTAGTGGAAAAAAACCATCAAAACATAGGTTTCGATGCCGCGCAGGATATTTCATTTATGGGTGTTTGCCGCAGGATTATCGGTAACCCATATTTACCTAATTATCCTTTCCTGATGTTTGGCGCGCTGGTATTTGGTATGCCCTTACTTCGGTTTAACCAGTTTAAATATCTTCAGTTTAGATTGAGGGTACTGGCGTCCGCCTTGTTGACCGTTGTTTTATTTAGTACCGGGTCTGAACACCCTACTTATGTTATTGCTGTAACGGGCGCAATGTTATGGATATGTATGCAACATAATCCGTTTACACGGCGCAATATTGTTTTACTGGTATGTTTATTAGTGATTACCGGTTTGGGATTAACCGACGCATTTCCCAAATACATTCGCGAGGAAATAATCAGCAATTATTATATGAAAGCCTGGCCATGCATTGTTGTTTGGTTTATGATATCGCGCGAGTTGATCTTTACAGATTTTGTTGTATTGAAAAACAAAGCCATGCAAACCGGCCATTATCGCAACTTTCTTGATCATCTGGATAATAGCTTAGCTTCCGCTTAACTATTTTGCTGGTTGGTGTGCGGCTTTTAACTGCTTAAAATAAAGGATCAACCCATTAATATTGCCTACAGTGAACTTTCCGCTGCGGATGGCTTCAAGTGCTTGCGGTTCGTCGCCCATAATATCGCTCATAGCGTCATTAAAGTTTTCAGTAGTCAACTCATTCATGGTAGCTGTGTTTATGCCATAATAATAGGTTATTTTACCTTTTTTTCCTTCGTTGCCGCCACCGCCAATTGATGTGCCTATACCACCGCCAAAACCACCGTACCCGCCTGCGCCAATAGCAATACCCGGGTGAAAACTAAATCCACTACCACCACCGCCGGTGCTGCCGCCGTTTATTACATAAAGCTTAACCTCTTCATTTAACACAACTTTAACAAAGTCTAATTCCTGGGCAGTCCAGGTAGTGTTGTGCGGGGCATGGGCCACCACAAAGCTATCAGGGCCAACTACAAAACATTTGATATCGCTGGCGCTCAGGCGGGTTTCAGTGCCTTTAGGGCCATCTTTATAAACTATAAAACCTTCGTCTTTTATTGGGGCTTTGCCAGATGGGTTAGTACGGATCAAACCCTCAACCTTTTGGTCGCGGCGATCTATAAAAAATCCGGGCTGAAATTTTTGTGATTTTGCTGATACGAAAGTCAGCATTAAAAATAAAATGATTAAAATTGGACGCATCATAATTACACAAATAACGTACATTTTTAATATTTATGACAACTGTCGATCTGCGTAGCGATACCGTTACCAAACCAACCCCGGGTATGTTTGAGGCCATGATGAGCGCCAAGGTTGGCGATGATGTATTTGGCGAAGATGAAACCGTGAATGCGCTTGAAGCCAAAGCTGCCTGGATGTTTGGGATGGAAGCCGGAATTTTCTGCCCATCGGGTACTATGACCAACCAGATAGCCATTAAGTGCTTTACCCAGCCATTGGATGAGCTAATTGCCGACCAAACCGCGCACGTATACCGTTACGAGGGTGGGGGGATTGCCTTTAATTCAGCAGTGTCAACACGTTTGTTGTATGGTGATCGTGGCCGCTTAACGGCTGAAATGATTGAACCCGAGATAAACGCTGAAAATATCCATTTCCCGCATACCAGCTTAGTAGTATTGGAAAATACAGTAAATAAAGGCGGTGGCAGTTGCTATACCCTTAACGATATAGCCCCCATAGCCGAGCTATGTAAAAAACGCAATTTAAAATTGCATCTTGATGGTGCCCGCATATTCAACGCGTTGGCTAATACAGGTGACCAAGCTGTTGATTACGGTAAATACTTCGACGGCATATCTGTCTGTTTATCAAAGGGATTGGGCGCACCAGTTGGATCTGTTTTATTAGCTGATGCCACTACTATTAAATATGCCCGGCGTATCCGTAAAGTAATGGGCGGTGGTATGCGCCAGGCGGGATTTTTAGCCGCGGCAGGTATTTACGCGTTAGATAACCATGTAGAGCGTTTAAAAATAGATCATGCGCATGCCGCTATTTTAGCTGAAGAGTTAGCTAAATGTAATTGGATAAGCAATGTACTGCCAGCCGATACCAATATTGTTTTGTTTGATACTATTGA of the Mucilaginibacter boryungensis genome contains:
- a CDS encoding glycosyltransferase family 87 protein, whose translation is MTKRFPFLTNYKLVCLLWIAVAAFCWQYKFKPNRYNNYLIFKQVYHHTVAEKNLYKLYPAEYYDSNHYGPVFSIVVAPFAIMPDGWGLFFWSLINAVLLIWAIHLLPVSNRVKMLVLLLSSIEFANSVHNIQFNPIITAFIIFSFILVEKGKDGWATMLIILGALVKLYPIVGLAFFMFSKNKGKFVVSAAIWTVVFIALPMLIASPHFILQSYSDWYQSLVEKNHQNIGFDAAQDISFMGVCRRIIGNPYLPNYPFLMFGALVFGMPLLRFNQFKYLQFRLRVLASALLTVVLFSTGSEHPTYVIAVTGAMLWICMQHNPFTRRNIVLLVCLLVITGLGLTDAFPKYIREEIISNYYMKAWPCIVVWFMISRELIFTDFVVLKNKAMQTGHYRNFLDHLDNSLASA
- a CDS encoding threonine aldolase family protein; translation: MTTVDLRSDTVTKPTPGMFEAMMSAKVGDDVFGEDETVNALEAKAAWMFGMEAGIFCPSGTMTNQIAIKCFTQPLDELIADQTAHVYRYEGGGIAFNSAVSTRLLYGDRGRLTAEMIEPEINAENIHFPHTSLVVLENTVNKGGGSCYTLNDIAPIAELCKKRNLKLHLDGARIFNALANTGDQAVDYGKYFDGISVCLSKGLGAPVGSVLLADATTIKYARRIRKVMGGGMRQAGFLAAAGIYALDNHVERLKIDHAHAAILAEELAKCNWISNVLPADTNIVLFDTIEPADLIVNKLAEKGIKCNSTDKHRIRFVLHLDVHPEQVEYTVGVLKNL